CCAATCATTGGTTGGCAGGGTATACACGCACTGCTGATTGCGACCGACGCAGTGTTCGCAGGGATATCTGCCGCTGCATCGGCCCTTGCGCTTACGGCATGCGTCGCATGCTCGTGTGGCATATCGCACTCTCTTCTTGCCTGTGCTTTCGGTTTCGCCTTTTGAAGCTGCTAACCGCTTGGCAGACTGGTTTTGACTCATGTTGGTTTGAGAGCAATGGCAGCAAGTCACGGGAATGATTGGTTAGTTGTAAACGAGACAAAGTAGGTTGATATTCGGGGAAAGGGAATCAGGTCACAGAGCCTGCTCAGAATTAGACACGGCAAACAGCGGCGCAAGCAAGATAATTGCATTGCAAGCGATCTTTATACCAAGGTGAGTTTGGCTGCTCCTCATAGACCCTTAGATACGAAACTTCACACGGAGTACATCTCACAGGGGTCTCGAACATTACTACGCTACCTATGATGCTGTATGACCATTGGCAGAACTGGCAATATTCAGCGGCAACAAAAGTGGACTTGCAACTGGAGCACTAACAAGCGATAACATTGGCACTCGTACTCTACACTAAAATACCAAAACGCGGGGAAAAAGTGGCACTCAAACCTACTGACCTTGGCTGGCTGGGGGAGACAAGGGGTGAAGATAAGGGATGCCACGCTGCGCGACTCAGATAACTAATCAGAGACCAATGGTTGAGACTTAATCGATAGGATGTGACCCCTCAGAGATAAACAAAGTTCAGGGCGACGAGAATAGCCGAGCCGCATTGAGTCAAAATGGGCATTCATCTGCGTCTGGTCTTGTGACTTGGCAGAAGAGCCAACTCGAATGCCCTTTTAGGCAAATACTAGCCAAACCCATTCACCAatttgatgaggatggatATAATCTCCTATCTCTCCTGCTACGCATATTCCAACATGATGATAACGAGCTAAAGGGCTATCTACCGGTGCCGCTCATATCTATGCACCTTGTTTACTCGTGCagattgaggagattgatAATCAGGGTGTGGAGAACCCGGTTTCAAGCTACGGAATTGGAGCCCCACACTGTCGCCAAATCTCAAGGGTCAAAGGCCGGAACGATATCGGAAACTAGTGGGGTATTGAGGAAGCGAAGATTGCCCTGTTCCGACCGGAACGCGCTTGGCTTTACGCGAGCTTGGCGAGGCAAGACAATGTCGATGAGGAACTGAAGACAGGAGCGGGAGAAAAGTGAGGAGAATGGTCATTTGACTACGTAGATAGTAAAGCAGAGATTTAGATATTTGTCACTATTATAGTTTTTATCACGAGTCGCTGGGCACAGTGTTTACGGCTAATGCGTTCGGTTCATAATCGGCTATTTTCCGAAGTATATACAGGCATACTCTTGTTAATGACTTCAGTGACCTATGTGTTCATTGTGTCCAGTCCTTAGTATCTGCTTGCAAGATCAGGACATGAATAAATTAGGAGATCGCTTTAATAGATACTGTTTTTTATAGATAATATATTATAACACTATCTACTGAAATCGTAGGTGCGGGAGAAACTATAGGGTAAGCTAAGGTAAAGTAATACTAAAAATAGCACACTTAGTGACTGTCGAGTCTCGGGAAATCCATAGTCCGAATGGATTGAACGATGCTTATCTTATCGTAGTTATTACGTTCATTTCACGTCAGCCATCTCATCTCGGCTAACAACATGACTCTCGAACTATACTCTGTAGATGACGGcggcctataaggttaagctttaggctgcgaacacaGGTAATGAATGACACGACTCTCGAAAACTCAGGTCAAGACTCAGACTCCGTTTATTGCGATTTATTTGTCACAACTACCATCGCCTGTCACCCTTCTCGCGGATCATCACATCCCAAGGCAGGGTGCATAGTCGGGGGACTCGGCAGTAGTATGTTTCAAGAGCTGTATTGATCATGCTGCGCTTCCTCAGTTGTCCTACTCCATCCAAGTTACTGTCTTGCAGTACAAAAACTCATCCAACCCTTGATACCCGTTGAACCGACCAAAACCACTCTTCTTAACACCTCCATGTGGCAGGGCGAACTCATCATGCACCGTCATAGAATTGATATGCACTGCGCCCGAGTCCAGCTGCTCAGCGACACGGAACGCGGTTCCCAGGTTTTCAGTGTAGATCGATGCTGAAAGGCCGTAGTCAGTATCATTAGCTAGTTTGATAGCCTCGTCCTCTGTGTCAAAAGTGAACCACGAGACGCTTGGCCCAAACGACTCCTGGCGATACAAGTCCATCGATGTTGACATGTTGGTAAGCACAACGGGGCGCATCTTGGTATCGACAGTATTGGCATCTAGGTCCGTGCTGAACATATTCAGAGGCTTCGCACCCTTAGAgatggcatcatcgacaagagccctgttcttcttggcggcAGCAGATGTGATAAGAACTGGAGTGTTCTCCTGAGACCCAAACATTGCGTTGACTGTTTTGGCCAGGACGTTTTGGAACTCAGTGGCGATGGAGGAGTGCACCAAGATGCGTTCTGTAGCCATGCAAACTTGGCCAGCCTTGAATTGGGATTAGTAGCCTGGCAAGACATggaggatattgaggattATAACCCACGTTGAAAAAGGCACCTCGTGCACAGTTTTCGGCAGCCTTGGTTAGATCTGCATCCTTCAATACAATAGAACTGGCCTTACCACCAAGCTCCATGACCACTGGCTTCAAGTGCTTGCCAGCAATAGATGAGATGATAGCACCAACACCGCTACTTCCAGTAAAGTTGATTTTCTTCATGTCAGGATGACTGACAAGACTCTCTATCACACCAGGAGCCTCCTGCACCCGGTGGAACACAAGGTTAAGACAGCCGTCAGGGAGACCAGCCTCGCGCAATATATCAGCGATGGCCCAGTAGCAGGCTGGCGTTAGTTCTGCTCCCTTGAGAATGGCTGTGTTGCCAGTGGCCAGGGGAAACGTAATGGAACGTAGACCAAGGTGAAACGGTGCGTTCCTGCACGAGAGTCAGTTCAGTCGGAATTCTCATGCCCGAAAACAGATGAGGTGCGTGCTTACCATGGCGCAATACCGAGGTTCACACCATACGGCCTTTTGAGTATCATGGCGCGCATTCCTTCATGGATAGACTCTGGAACACTACCAGtaacagcaccagcaatTCTTCCAGCAGTATCCTTCAAACCCTCAATGGCGAGGCCAAGAATGAAATTCTGGAAATCAACGCCTGCTCCCATCTCCTGGTGTAGATAGTGTAGCAGCTCTTCTCTCCGCTTCTCCATGATGTTGGCAGCCGACAGGAAGATATCGCGTCGGTGAGAGGGCTTGGTCTTGGACCAGGCAGGAAACGCCGCGTTTGCAGTAGAGACGGCTTCATCGATGTGATTTTGCGAAACGGCAGAACAGTTCCAGATTACTTCGTTGTTGATTGGGCTTATGGCTTGGAAAGTCTTGTCTGTTACGACATCCTTGCCGTTGATAATGAGAGGAATGGTTTTGCTGGTGGAGAAGTTTCGTGACAAGGGGGACCTGGCTCTGCGCATCATGCGCCCTGAGGTAATGAAGCGATTCATGATGTGTGAATTACAGGTAAAAATGGCTCTGCTGAAGCACTTGTCAAAATTGACGTCAATTTCATTTACTTGACTGGCAAATTCGCTCAGGTAATATGAAGTGGAGAACCGTCATACGCAAACAGCCATAAAGGTCTTGCTCACATGTGATTATTCATGGCGATTGCTAAATGCGCGGTGCAGCTCCGATCCCTGGTGTAGGCCGGTAGGATCCTACGTTAGCGTATCGGAATACAGGACGGAGAAACGGCATGAGTTAGCGTGAGCTACCCCAGACATCTCAGAGCGGCACAGAGTTCGGAATTTAGCCGGTAAGAGATGCCTTCCTATCTCAGCGGTCTTGTCTAGTATCAGGCGGGCAGCCATCTCTGGatgtcgttgttgagggAAATGAACTTGGCTCCGGCTCTTGACGCATGCTGCAGGCTAAGTGTGACATCTGTGGTCCTCAATGCTAATTGCTTCCTGCGTGGGACTATCAGAGCTGGCATAACAAGTGGAATGAATCGTGACATTGAGACACAGACATCGATAGTGACTAGAAAGCATTTTGGGAAGTTCAGGCAAACTAATTCTcatgtcttggcttgaagaCCATCATATTTGCGTAGGGGTTGAACTTCGAAGATTGAACAAAGACATTCTTTATTTAGTTGGGCACAAATTCACTGAATGATATCGTCTATGGCTTATCCCACGATCCTTTGAGGCGAACCTCTAAAATAGCAGAAACACCACTCTTGACCTGCTGCACAGCCGCAGGCAATAGTCTATCTAGATCATCGACGGAGTCAATGACGGCAGCCCATGCCTTGTTGCCAGAC
This region of Fusarium verticillioides 7600 chromosome 3, whole genome shotgun sequence genomic DNA includes:
- a CDS encoding NAD-dependent aldehyde dehydrogenase, which translates into the protein MNRFITSGRMMRRARSPLSRNFSTSKTIPLIINGKDVVTDKTFQAISPINNEVIWNCSAVSQNHIDEAVSTANAAFPAWSKTKPSHRRDIFLSAANIMEKRREELLHYLHQEMGAGVDFQNFILGLAIEGLKDTAGRIAGAVTGSVPESIHEGMRAMILKRPYGVNLGIAPWNAPFHLGLRSITFPLATGNTAILKGAELTPACYWAIADILREAGLPDGCLNLVFHRVQEAPGVIESLVSHPDMKKINFTGSSGVGAIISSIAGKHLKPVVMELGGKASSIVLKDADLTKAAENCARGAFFNAGQVCMATERILVHSSIATEFQNVLAKTVNAMFGSQENTPVLITSAAAKKNRALVDDAISKGAKPLNMFSTDLDANTVDTKMRPVVLTNMSTSMDLYRQESFGPSVSWFTFDTEDEAIKLANDTDYGLSASIYTENLGTAFRVAEQLDSGAVHINSMTVHDEFALPHGGVKKSGFGRFNGYQGLDEFLYCKTVTWME